The following are encoded together in the Deinococcus cellulosilyticus NBRC 106333 = KACC 11606 genome:
- a CDS encoding HEAT repeat domain-containing protein: MWRRFGLASLSLLATAIVVVILGTLGGLSYVLLTPELSKQPDLIYQVLIYCVGGGFIAILFTALYETFYFAYTETLQRRVQAEQEQWSEVWFAVLFEDAPLPAKVNEMGADTLMLLKESLKGEASERIREIYAACGLLERDMQAMQGWNLLERRVRVLERWAVLADARTHPVLVEYCLNANPELRRLALLSLARSMSFSEVGPAHVAVTFERLLNLDRFGSGWIEQVLVLLGQGSVKLIQDILVRFPDIMKLRALNALVRLRLWECLPECLPLLRSENPDMRASVLRVFSGLQYVPEEAIEDVLALLKDPVWFVRSQAALACAGISGEEAVSRLYEALADEAWWVRHNSAEVLSQKGPEGVTTLQKAAEVHPDRYARDTASQQLFALQLSH; encoded by the coding sequence ATGTGGCGACGTTTCGGCCTAGCTAGCCTGAGTTTGCTTGCCACCGCCATTGTGGTGGTGATTCTGGGGACGCTGGGTGGGCTTTCCTATGTGCTCCTGACCCCTGAACTGAGCAAACAACCCGATCTGATTTACCAGGTGCTGATCTATTGCGTGGGAGGGGGCTTCATTGCCATCCTTTTCACTGCGCTGTACGAGACCTTCTATTTCGCTTATACCGAGACCTTGCAGCGTCGCGTGCAGGCCGAGCAGGAGCAGTGGTCTGAAGTCTGGTTTGCGGTCCTCTTTGAGGATGCCCCTTTGCCTGCAAAAGTGAATGAAATGGGGGCGGACACCCTGATGCTGCTCAAAGAGTCCCTGAAAGGGGAGGCGTCTGAACGCATCCGGGAAATTTATGCTGCGTGTGGCCTGCTGGAGCGGGACATGCAGGCCATGCAGGGCTGGAACCTGCTGGAAAGGCGGGTGAGGGTGCTGGAACGCTGGGCCGTCCTTGCCGATGCCCGCACCCATCCTGTGCTGGTCGAGTACTGCCTGAACGCCAATCCTGAATTGCGCCGTCTGGCCCTGCTGTCTCTGGCCCGTTCCATGAGTTTCTCGGAGGTGGGTCCAGCGCACGTGGCGGTGACCTTCGAGCGGCTTCTCAACCTCGACAGGTTCGGTTCGGGCTGGATTGAGCAGGTGCTGGTGCTGCTGGGTCAGGGCTCGGTCAAACTCATTCAGGACATCCTGGTCCGGTTCCCGGACATCATGAAGCTGCGTGCCCTCAACGCCCTGGTTCGTCTGCGGCTGTGGGAGTGCCTGCCAGAGTGTTTGCCCCTCTTGCGCTCTGAGAACCCCGACATGCGGGCTTCGGTCCTGAGGGTGTTCTCGGGATTGCAGTATGTGCCAGAGGAGGCCATAGAGGATGTGCTGGCCCTTCTGAAAGACCCGGTGTGGTTTGTGCGCTCCCAGGCGGCTCTGGCCTGTGCAGGAATCAGTGGGGAAGAGGCTGTCTCCAGACTGTACGAGGCCCTGGCCGATGAAGCCTGGTGGGTGCGCCACAACAGTGCAGAAGTGCTTTCCCAGAAAGGCCCTGAAGGCGTAACCACCCTGCAGAAAGCTGCAGAGGTCCATCCAGACCGCTATGCCAGAGACACTGCCTCCCAGCAACTGTTTGCATTGCAATTGAGCCACTGA
- a CDS encoding response regulator transcription factor produces MIEDETVLRMMLQRLLVSQGYEVLIADRFQTAEQQIREQQKADLVLMDLNLPGGTGFDLIRLIRDSWGVPVIVLSGMKQESSVVRALEEGAVDFMQKPFSPQELITRLKRYMPCGDVSA; encoded by the coding sequence GTGATTGAAGACGAAACGGTGCTGCGCATGATGCTGCAACGCCTGCTGGTGTCGCAGGGGTATGAGGTGCTGATTGCAGACCGCTTCCAGACCGCTGAGCAGCAGATCCGGGAGCAGCAGAAGGCCGATCTGGTGCTGATGGACCTCAACCTTCCCGGAGGCACAGGTTTCGACCTGATCCGCCTGATTCGCGATTCCTGGGGGGTCCCGGTGATCGTGCTCTCGGGCATGAAGCAGGAGAGCAGTGTGGTGCGTGCCCTGGAGGAGGGGGCTGTGGACTTCATGCAGAAGCCCTTCAGTCCGCAGGAACTGATCACCCGCCTGAAGCGGTACATGCCATGTGGCGACGTTTCGGCCTAG